One genomic window of Luteitalea pratensis includes the following:
- a CDS encoding HAD family hydrolase, whose product MAGTVVFFDLGDTLGVGRVGAGGSITGFDPFPFATDILKRLKDPPPSGLGLRLGVISNTPTGTTAANMAAVLGAAGVLAFFDPALLLYSSVEGLDKTKKAFFTLAASRAATSPQRCVFVGEDASERTVASSAHFATAFHPLHLFHVLKTMP is encoded by the coding sequence ATGGCTGGAACCGTGGTGTTCTTCGACCTCGGGGACACGCTTGGCGTCGGGCGCGTCGGAGCCGGCGGCAGCATCACGGGGTTCGACCCGTTTCCGTTCGCCACGGACATTCTGAAAAGGCTGAAGGATCCACCCCCATCGGGTCTCGGACTCAGGCTCGGTGTGATTTCGAACACGCCCACGGGCACGACGGCCGCCAACATGGCTGCTGTGCTCGGCGCTGCGGGCGTCCTCGCCTTCTTCGACCCGGCCTTGCTCCTCTACAGCTCCGTGGAAGGCTTGGACAAGACCAAGAAAGCCTTCTTCACTCTCGCGGCCTCACGCGCGGCAACTTCGCCACAGCGCTGCGTTTTTGTCGGTGAGGATGCGTCGGAGCGGACTGTTGCGTCATCGGCTCATTTTGCTACCGCGTTCCACCCGCTGCACCTCTTTCACGTCTTGAAGACGATGCCGTGA